The genomic segment TGGCGCTCTATCTATATGGAATATAATTATTATTGTGTTTTCGTCAGTGCTTGGGTTACCAGGATTTTACATTGGATTTTTTATTTTTATCTCACATATGGCGGGACTAGAGAGTTGTGGATATCCATATTTATTCCCTTTAGGTACACTAGAAAGCTTTAAATTTAAGGATATATTATATAGAAAAGATCTTAGCAAGATATCAAATAGTATTTTTGATAGGGATGATTATAATGAATAAGTATAAAAAAACATTAGTAATAATATGTATAATAATGAATTGTTTTACTATGACATCATGTTTTAGTTATAAGGATATTAATAAGGTTTTATTTATTTCTGCATTAGTAATAGATGCAGATAATACCGGTAATCCTATATTATATGCTGAAGCTTTTAAGGGAGTAAGAGGAACATCACCTCAAGGAGCGGATCAAAGAATCTTATTTAAAGCAACAGGAAAAACAATGTTTGAAGCTGTCAGAAATATGAATGCTACTTCTAGTTATAAATTAAACTATACACAGAATAGTGCCATAATATTTACTCAAAAGGCTGCAGAATTCGGTGTTGATAATTTCATAGATTTTATGGATCGTGATCAAGAATTTCTTATAAGACCGTATATTACAGTATATCAAGGAGATCCACAGGAACTTATGAAGCTAAATATGCCTGAAGATAAATATATTGGATCATTTGTAGTGCAACTTATAGAAAATATTGGAGCATCTTCAAGGGCTGTAAAACTAAGTTTAAATGAGTTTTACAATCAAAGAAAAATTGGAGATAAAGTAAATGTAGTACCCATAATAGATATCCCAAAAGATAGTTTAGAGGGGACTTTAGAAGTAAATGGCGGAGCTGTAATTAAAGACGATAAAATGGTTGGCGTATTACAAAGAGATGAAGGGTTAGGCTTTAACTTTTTAATGAACACTATTTTAGGTGGTACTTTAGAAACAACTAATCCCTGTGATACTAATAAATTTATTACTTTAGAAATATTAAAAAGTAAAACTAAGACAGAAATCAGTTATGATAATAATATTGTTCATTTGAAAAAGAAAATTAAAGTTAAGGTGGATTTAGCAGAAGCTCAAAAAGAAATTACACTTACAAAAGAAAATATCAGTAAAATTGAGGAGCAGTCAGAAGAAAATATTTTGAAAGCCTGCAATAATATGTTTGCAAAATATAAGGCATTAAATATGGATATTTTTGATATAACGGAGCAATTTCATGCAAAATATCCAAAGATAAAAAATGATGATATTATTAAAAAAACTGAGCTAAAAGTTGAAGTTGAAGTGAAAATAATGAACACAGGGGTTGTTAAAAACTTCTAATAAAAAGGCGGTGGTATTCCATCGTCTTTTGTTGTAAGGTATAATACTTGGAAACATTGCACTACTATAAGCATAATATATCATTATAGCGCGGTTGGAGTGAAATATATGGATAGCAAAAAAATTAGCATATTGTTAAAGAGGGATGAGGGTACAAAATTAGATTTCAAGCAAAGAATTGATATATTAATAGAAAGTGGGAAAAGAGAATTAGCTAAAGATATATGTGCTATAGCCAACTCCCGTGGAGGAAGAGGATACCTTGTTATTGGAGTAGAGGATAAAACGAAAAAAATCATAGGTATTAAGGTATGTGACTTTAAAGAAGAACAGTTACAACAAATTATAAGTTCAAGATGTGAACCGCCTATTCCAGTATCGCTAGATTTCGTAACATTTCAAAGCAAAAATTTGGCGATTATAACTATATATGATGGTGGTCAAAGGCCCTATCAATTAAGGGAGAATGGTGCATTTTACATTAGGAGAGGTTCCACAACAGATACTATGAGAAAAGAAGAATTAATTTCTTGTTTACAAGAAAATCTAAGTCTCAATATCGAAACTATACCTATTGTAAATAGTGGTATTAGTAGTTTAGATTTTAATATAATTAATAAATACTTTTTAAATAAGGGCATTTTAGTAAATGATAACAGTAGATTAGGATTTATGGACAATGCAGGAATAACTTTTATTGAAAGAGATTATAATAAGAGGGTAGTAACACTAGGGGGATTATTGGTATTTTCTTCAATTAACAGTATCTATTTACCGCATAATATGATAAAGATAGTAAATAAGGTAAACGATAACTTTGATGAGGTTATAATTGTGCAAGGGAATTTATTAGATATGCTAGATAGGACAGAAGAATTTTTTAAAAATATATTTCCAGTAAATTATCCTATTGCTGCAGTGTATGAGGCTGTAAAAAACGCAATACTTTATAGAGATTATACTATATTTTATAAGGAAATTGAAATAGTGGTAAGCTATAACAGTGTAAGCGTATTTAGTCCAGGTAACCTATTATTTTCAACTGAAATTAATACCCATAATTATTTAAAAAGGAATATGTGGATATATGATAAGTTAATAGCATTAGATGATAGAAAAAGATTTATAAAATCAGGAAGAGGATTTGCACGAATGAAAAAAGATTTTTCAAAATATGGTAAGGTAATATTTGTAGATTCAAAAGATGATAATACTTTTAAGGTGATTTTCCCAGGGATTAAGAACTTTATTTAAAACTATAATATTGTGAACATATTACGAATAATATATAATATGTATAAAAATATTGTGTACGAGTAGACCTATTTAATAATTATCTGGTTATATTAGATAAAATAGGAGGCGTTTAACATGATTCATGTATTTTGTGGTAAAAAGGGTTCAGGTAAAACTAAAGCTCTAATTAAATTAGCCAACCAGTCCGTTGATAAAGTTAAAGGAAACATAGTATATATTGATGATGATACTAAAGCTACGTTGCAATTAGGTACAAAAATGAGACTTGTAGCAATAAATGAGTTCAATTTAAAAAGTCATGATGATTTTTATGGATTTTTGTGCGGTATGCTTTCTAGAGATTATGATATTGATACCATCTTTGTTGATGGTGTATTTAATATTATTGATGATAAACTTGAGCATACGGCACAATTGTTTTCTAAAATGGATATTTTAGCTAATAAGTATAACTTGGAATTTTATGTGAATATAGGTTGCGAATGCTTAAATCCACCACAATTTTTAAAGAATTATATCACATAAAGAGATAGAATATTATTTACG from the Clostridium sp. CM027 genome contains:
- a CDS encoding Ger(x)C family spore germination protein, whose translation is MNKYKKTLVIICIIMNCFTMTSCFSYKDINKVLFISALVIDADNTGNPILYAEAFKGVRGTSPQGADQRILFKATGKTMFEAVRNMNATSSYKLNYTQNSAIIFTQKAAEFGVDNFIDFMDRDQEFLIRPYITVYQGDPQELMKLNMPEDKYIGSFVVQLIENIGASSRAVKLSLNEFYNQRKIGDKVNVVPIIDIPKDSLEGTLEVNGGAVIKDDKMVGVLQRDEGLGFNFLMNTILGGTLETTNPCDTNKFITLEILKSKTKTEISYDNNIVHLKKKIKVKVDLAEAQKEITLTKENISKIEEQSEENILKACNNMFAKYKALNMDIFDITEQFHAKYPKIKNDDIIKKTELKVEVEVKIMNTGVVKNF
- a CDS encoding ATP-binding protein, with the translated sequence MIHVFCGKKGSGKTKALIKLANQSVDKVKGNIVYIDDDTKATLQLGTKMRLVAINEFNLKSHDDFYGFLCGMLSRDYDIDTIFVDGVFNIIDDKLEHTAQLFSKMDILANKYNLEFYVNIGCECLNPPQFLKNYIT
- a CDS encoding helix-turn-helix domain-containing protein, translated to MDSKKISILLKRDEGTKLDFKQRIDILIESGKRELAKDICAIANSRGGRGYLVIGVEDKTKKIIGIKVCDFKEEQLQQIISSRCEPPIPVSLDFVTFQSKNLAIITIYDGGQRPYQLRENGAFYIRRGSTTDTMRKEELISCLQENLSLNIETIPIVNSGISSLDFNIINKYFLNKGILVNDNSRLGFMDNAGITFIERDYNKRVVTLGGLLVFSSINSIYLPHNMIKIVNKVNDNFDEVIIVQGNLLDMLDRTEEFFKNIFPVNYPIAAVYEAVKNAILYRDYTIFYKEIEIVVSYNSVSVFSPGNLLFSTEINTHNYLKRNMWIYDKLIALDDRKRFIKSGRGFARMKKDFSKYGKVIFVDSKDDNTFKVIFPGIKNFI